In a genomic window of Tripterygium wilfordii isolate XIE 37 chromosome 8, ASM1340144v1, whole genome shotgun sequence:
- the LOC120003387 gene encoding UNC93-like protein 1 codes for MGVQTDEEFAAGVTTGKSRFRFNSPLVQVILIGLVCFCCPGMFNALSGMGGGGQVDPTAANNANTALYTTFAVFGVMGGGIYNVLGPHLTLFSGCSTYVLYAASFLYYNHHKHQTFAIVAGALLGVGAGLLWAGQGAIMTSYPPAHRKGTYISLFWSIFNMGGVIGGLIPFILNYHRNEASSVNDATYIGFICFMSAGTLLSLSILPPSRVVRDDGTRCTNIKYTRASTEAFEILKLFLNWKMLLMVPAAWASNFFYSYQFNNVNGALFNLRTRGLNNVFYWGAQMVGSVGIGYVLDFSCKSRRSRGFLGIGVVALLGTAIWGGGLANQFNYSHDHLPQRLDFKDSGANFAGPFVLYFSYGLLDAMFQSMVYWVIGALADDSQTLSRYSGFYKGVQSAGAAVAWQVDTHKIPLLSQLIVNWSLTTISYPLLFVIVMLAVKDDKSAGGGAAVEAALPSGNPVPAASAHGNS; via the exons ATGGGTGTGCAAACAGACGAGGAGTTTGCCGCCGGAGTGACGACGGGAAAATCTAGATTCCGGTTTAACTCGCCGCTGGTCCAGGTGATCTTAATTGGTTTGGTATGTTTTTGCTGTCCGGGCATGTTCAATGCTCTTTCCGGTATGGGCGGAGGCGGCCAGGTCGACCCCACCGCCGCCAACAATGCCAACACCGCCCTCTACACCACCTTTGCAGTCTTCGGAGTTATGGGCGGAGGAATCTACAACGTTCTTGGTCCCCACCTTACTCTTTTCTCCGGGTGCAGCACTTATGTTCTGTATGCGGCTTCATTTCTATATTACAACCATCATAAGCACCAGACTTTCGCAATCGTCGCCGGCGCTCTCCTAGGAGTCGGAGCCGGTCTCCTTTGGGCCGGGCAAGGCGCAATCATGACATCCTACCCTCCGGCTCATCGGAAGGGCACTTACATTTCCCTCTTCTGGAGTATCTTCAATATGGGCGGCGTCATCGGCGGGCTCATTCCTTTCATCCTCAATTACCATCGAAATGAGGCCTCCTCCGTAAACGATGCCACATACATCGGCTTCATCTGCTTTATGTCCGCCGGAACTCTCCTCTCCTTGTCCATCCTACCTCCGAGCAGGGTGGTTCGCGACGACGGCACCCGGTGCACCAACATCAAGTACACCCGTGCATCCACCGAGGCCTTCGAGATTCTCAAGCTCTTCCTCAACTGGAAGATGCTTCTTATGGTCCCTGCCGCCTGGGCCAGCAACTTCTTCTACAGCTACCAGTTCAACAATGTCAACGGAGCACTCTTCAATCTGAGAACAAGAGGCCTTAACAACGTCTTCTACTGGGGTGCCCAGATGGTGGGCTCCGTCGGGATTGGATATGTATTGGACTTCAGCTGCAAGAGTAGGAGGAGCAGGGGATTTTTGGGTATTGGGGTTGTTGCTCTGCTCGGGACTGCCATCTGGGGCGGCGGACTTGCCAACCAGTTCAATTACTCCCATGATCATCTTCCCCAGAGGCTCGATTTCAAGGACTCCGGTGCCAATTTTGCCGGGCCCTTTGTTCTCTATTTCAGCTATGGATTGCTTGATGCCATGTTCCAAAGCATGGTTTATTGGGTCATTGGGGCCTTGGCCGACGACTCTCAGACTCTTAGCAG GTATAGTGGATTCTATAAGGGAGTGCAAAGTGCAGGGGCGGCTGTTGCTTGGCAAGTTGATACCCACAAGATTCCGTTGCTTTCTCAGCTGATTGTGAATTGGTCTCTAACAACAATAAGCTATCCTTTGTTGTTTGTTATTGTCATGTTGGCTGTCAAAGATGACAAGAGTGCTGGAGGAGGAGCTGCTGTCGAGGCTGCCCTTCCTTCAGGTAATCCTGTACCTGCAGCCTCTGCACATGGCAACTCATAG